CCAGGGTTTTCAGTTGCTTGTTTTGTATTTTGATCACATCTGCCACCGGTTTATTCGGATGTATTTACAAATATGTTCTTCCCCATACCCTCATTTGTACATGCCATAGAACATCTTTATAAAATGCAGCATGGCCCTCACCTCACCACAAGgatctttaaataaaatatattgtaaAGTGCCAGATacaattcttttaaaaaatactgttcTCAGTAAAACAGATACTTGGCCACTGCATTAGCAGCTTTGTATAATGATACATTTTTAGCACAAGTCTATTTCTGTCAGGTGAGCAGGAGGCTCTCATACCACCCCTCTAGCTCTCCAGTTTCAAGTCCAAAGGCTTTAGAAAATGAGGCAGAGGCAGATTatccagagcctctgggaagtGCTCAGGTGAAATGGTCCTGATCAAGACACGCATGGCTCCGACAAACAGCGACGGGGGAGCTAAACCCACCAGGCACTGGAACCTGTTCTCTCCCAGGAGGTCCTGCCACTGCCGCCGGTTGTCCAACAGTTGCTGTTTCATTGCAAACTTGAGGTCCTGAGGCACGAAGAAGAAGAGGCAGTCGAGGCAGAGGAGCTTGGCACGCATGTTGGCAGCGGGCATGTGGGagatctgctgcagcagggtgtcCAGGGGGGTGTTCCCGGCGCTGTCCTGCAGGCAGGGCGCCGCGCcgtgccccagcagcagcagcaggcactcgGGCCGCACCAGTTCGCAGGCCATGTGCAGGGCTGTCTTGCCGCCCTCCACCCGGCTGCAGCCCTGGCGGTCCAGGTGGGCGGCTCTGTCCCCCGGGGGCAAGGTCTGGATGGCCTTGAGGATTCGGAAGAGCACCCGGACGCGGTTGTAGCGCACGGCCATGGCCAGGTGCGGGGCCgactggcagcagctgaagctctgGCTGGGCACGGCCAGGGCGCTCTGGGGGAACTTAGTGAGCAGGTGCCGGGCGTAGGGCTGGTGGTCGTGCACCAGCGCGTAGAGCAGCGCCTCCGAGGGCGAGTACACGCTCACCTTGCCCCCGTCCTCCCAGTGGAACACCTCCATGGTCCGCATGTCCTCCAGGAACCAGACGGGCAGCAGGTCCCGCACCGCCTGGTAGAAGGCGAAGGATGATTTCTTGCACTGCTTCTGGGACTGGGCGCCGCAGCCGCCGACCCAGCGGACGCTCCAGGGCATGGCGTGCGGCCGGGCTCCGCCGGGGGCTGCCTCCCACCATCGGCCCGGACCTGCGGGAGCGGACGGGCGGTCAGTGCCGGCTGCCGGGGCTCCCCGGGCTGCTTCCGGGGCTCGCAGGGTTGGCCCGCCCGCCTCCCCACCGGTGGGGGGGACAGCGAGCCGGCGCGACACCCCGGTGCAGGAGACACCCGGAGCACGGGATCGCCATCCCTCCCTCCGTCCCTCCCTCCGTCCCTCTGTCCGTCCCTGCTCGCGCTGCACGGGACACCCGTGTCCCCGGTACAAGGAAACGGCCTCGCCTCAGCACACAGGACGCCCATGTCCCTGGCGCACGGGAACCCGGGACGGGGAAACGGCCTCCCCGCAGTGCACTGGACACCCTCATTCCCGTGCACGGAGACCCGCTACAGGAGAACGGCCTCCCGGCAGTGCACAGGACGCCCATATCCCTGGTGCACAGGGCCCGGTACACGGGAACGGCCTGTCTCCCTGCCCCCGCTCCCGGCGCTCACCTCCCCGCCGGTCCCGCGGTGCCGCCCGTGCCGTGTCCGCCGCAGTGGAAGAGCAGGAGGCGGGAGCGCCGCGCGCCGCCGCGGGGCCCTTTTATGCCCCCCCCGCCCGGCGGTGAAGGTCGGTCAGGACCGGGGAACTGTCCGGCTAACGCCGATTGGCCGCCGCCCCGGCGCCCCCGCCGCCCATTGGCTGCGCCGGGAGGACGGGGCCCGGCGCCGGCGCGTGCGTCACGGGAGGCAAAGTTCCAAGAAACTTGGCTGAGGGCTCGGAGTCccgcgggggcggggcgggaatgccgcggggcgggggccgcgGGGTCCCGGAGGTAGGAACGGGGGcttccaggagcaggagggcacagggataTGGGTTCCTGAAGTATGGGGGTGTGGGGTCCGGGGGGTATGAGATCCTAGCAGTGCGGGGCTCTGGGGTCCCAAAAGTGTGGAGTACAGGTACATGGTGTCCTGGGGTGTGGGGCCCTGGGGCTAAGGGATGCAGAGGGCGCAGAATGCCGGGGCCATGGGATCCTGATCTGCGGGATCCGGGGCACGCCTGAGCCTGGACACATGGGTCAAGGGCACACGGTGTCTGGGCCACAGCGGGCCTGTTCCCGGCGGCTGTGGGACACCCGGCCTCTGCAGACCGGCAGTGCCCGGGTACACATGTGCCGGGGCAGGCGGTGTCACACCCCCGTGCCcgccctggcagggcccagcctggcctgtgcCAGTTCTTGGCCCCTGTGGGTGGCTCGGGCTGgggcctggcactgcccttCGGCCAGCACACATGTTTGCACACGTGCTTGTTGCTAAACTTGTGTCTCTTGGATGTCTCCAGAGAGTGACATTTGTCTGCAGCCATTCCCTCTGACAGGCACCTGTCAGCTTTAGGCTACAGAAGAGCAGGGTCGTGGTGTGGggtgagcccagcactgcccacagccctgcaccagGGGCTCCCCTTGGGCACTTGCAGTCCCTTGGCCCTAAAATGCACGTGTACAGTCACACACAGGGAAACAAGTGCTGCGTTACTGGGATCTGCTCTCTCATAAGGCCTCCTTACTGATAGCAAATACTGGGATCTGCTCCATCCTTGACTCCCTGAGACTATttccctcttcctctctgtttgGCCCCAGGGTCTCCTCCTCTTGCAGTCATTGTCCTCTCAATCAGGAAGATCAGATCTGCATGTGGGCAATGCCATTTGTGCCACAAACAGGCCACAGCTCTGATTTCTCTATCCTTGGAGTTGTCCcgctgctgctgtttgctgctggaGTGGAGACACTTATGCACACTGAAGGGATCACCAGACAGGGGCTGAAATGCTctgcttccctgcagccctctctgtgaagctgctcagggaggCAGGAAGGGAGACCACATCGTGCTACCAACTGTCCTGATGACCACGATGAGTAAGAAGCTGGCGAGGAACAGCCATCCCCTTTGTTGTGCCTCTTCTGAACCCCCATTCAGCCAGGGAAACAATGCCTAAACTgtgcttgctttgctttgtaACTTCTTCCCTGCCAAGCAATGCTCTCAGCAAACCCTGGGGATCTGTGAGGGGGTGCAGGCaggtgagggagctgggcaggacacTGTCACACTTAAAAACTCTTGCTGACCACATCTGAGGGAAGAGAATAGAAGAAGGATAACATCCACTGATCTGCTTTGCCGGGGAGAATTACGTCCAGCATTTGTCAGCACAATTCGTCATCCGAGGATCCCTGCGGATCCACCGCGGCTCCTGGCGTCCTGGATGTCAGCCACGGCACAGAAAATCCTCTTTCACTGCTTGTTTCCGATTCCAGGTGAAAACCCATTAAAGGCAGCCActccagcactccctgctgccaccagggcACTGACCTGTCAGTCACATCCTGTCACTGCAGCCATGGATTGATAATTTGTACCCAAAGTGCAGCACCAAAAGAAATGGTTTAAAAATAGCTACTTCTACAGCCCTTCCTTTCTGTCTGCCCGTGCCTTGCTGCCCATTGCTGATGGCAGTGGTACCCACCACATCTCTGTgtgcctcctgctctgggggatgCCCTGATGAGAATCCCAGATCCTTCTCTAGCTGTTGCTAGGACATTGCCTTTGTTTTGGATGTCCAGTGTGGTGATGTCAGGTTGCCCAGCCCTTTCTACTCATCCTGCACATATACCTGGGCAAGTCAGAGCCCAAAAGGCAAGGCATTAGCACAGTTGCAAAGCCAAACTGTCTTTTTCCTAGGAAATTAATGTCTTTGGTGTAGGAGTGGTACCATTTTTCACAGGCCAAGGTCTCCTATGGAGGTGGTGGGAATGGTTACAACCATAATGTTCTTTGGGCCCCAGCACTGGCTTAAAAATAGGCCAGAGTGTGCCAAGTCCTTTCAGCCTCACAGCTGGTGAGTAACCCTTTGCAAATTGTATTTGTCACATACATTTGAAGTGGGAGCCTGCCTGTGGGCTGCACTGGATTACATTTGGCCCCAAAATTATTTACAGGGTGCAGTGCTTATCACTAGTGATGTAACAGGACAGCCCAGAAAAATGTTACTTTTCTGATGTGTATATTTTTTTGCACAGACCCATGAACATGATGTGTTTGTTTGCAGTCCAGCCTGGTTTTAATCACTTTGAATTAAGCAGCTGATCTTATTACCAATCTGACTATGAGAGGGCTTATCACAGGTTCCTTGGCACATGACAGAGATTACTCTATCTGTGCAGCCACATCCAAGGAACGTGACGTATTCTCTCAGAGCTATTTTCATCTTCACCCTACTCTGGGACCTTGATCCTTTGGTTTCTCCAGCCAGTGACCAACTAAAACCCTCTTAATACTACGGAAACCCCAACTACGTAATCGGACGAAGGGAAAAGCTCTGCCATTTCTTGTGGCAGACGTCATTTGCTCCCTAAAGCTTTCATCAAATTGAGGGCAGGATAATTTTGACATAATGGACCTGACTGTCTGTgtaattaaaagcaaaataaaaataggcaCTATCAGGGAGTACACTGAACAAAGTCTAGTGCTGGGTTTGAACGTGAGATTGAAGATGGGCAAAGAGTACATCCCTCATTCTTGAATAGAGCTGAGGGATACAGGGTTTACTCCAGTCCTTGCAAAGAATTCAGGCACAGGTTTAACTCTGAACACTTACCAGTCTCCTCTGGAAAAAGGCAGGCTCAGGACCAAAGGTCAGCAGAGTTTGGACAACAGCTCCAGATCCCTggtgggctggagcagcacagctgccactTCACTTTTAGCCTCTGGGATCTTCATCAACAAGTCAGAGAGAAATGCCTTATGTCCTGTTTATCTAAAACTGCACATCTTCAGAGTGAAGTAAGGAATGAGGAGAGTCAGGGGATTTGTGGTAGGGGCACTGGGCTGGAATAGACACACTGTATGTCCCCCTCTCACCACAGGTACATCACTGATCTTCAGTTTAATCTCTGCCACCAGCATCCCACCTGCACAAGGGGTGCAGTAACGCTGCTTTGACCATCCAGTTTCAGCTGGTGAATTCTTTAGGTCAGGTATAATATGCAAGTACATTGTTCTGGTCCTTGGGGTCTGGGCTTGGTGTGGGGaaccctctgctctgctgtgttaGACAGGGGACAGAGACTGGTCATGCTGTGCAGAGATacaggggcagagctgctggcagtcACTAGACAGGATTTGTTCTCCTTtggtgaggacatgccatgagAGGAGGTGgatggcagccccaggcactCTGTTCAGCTCTGATGAATAATAGCTGTTGCTGACACCTCGTGGAAGCCTCACACAAACATTTTCTCAGAAACCTTTCGGTttcatttcttctgctgctgctggttctCCAATGAGCTTGTCCTTTGTTTCTGTGATCTCAGGgcccttggctgcctgcagcaccagggatgGGAAGGCAGCAAGGaaagctgcctggagctgtgtgaTAAGGAGGAGTGCACATCTTCCTGCATGGTGGTGAGTGAGGGCTGTTCACCACGGATGCCTGTTGCACATCAGGTGCAGAGATGAGAGCATCTCCCTCCTCTATCCATCTGGGTCTGTAACACCTGGGTCATGTACATGCCTTTTGTGTGTCTCTTTGCCCATCTCCAATTTTTAGGGGAGCATTTTCACAAGTGCTGTCCTTTCATTTCAGAATATCAAATCAGTTTGGAAAAGATACAGAAGTTTTCCTGGAAAGTGAAAAGATATTTTCATTTGGTAAACAAAACAGCTGATTAGAGAGTCAGCAGTGATCTGGGTTGGGGCAATGCTCCTGACTCCCTTTCTGGAATCATAGACAACATTGCCCTGTCCAGGGAGGGAGTCATGGTCTTGAACCATGCCGTGTTCTCATGACTCACCATTGCACTGTCTTGCATCCacatcttcttcctcctcagtCTTCTTTTGTATTACGGTCATTCTCTGCTTGCTTGAGTTTGTGTGAATCACCATTTCACACTGAGCCAAAGCTACCCATAACCTTGGctgctctgctttctctgctgtGTTATAGGGTCAGCTCCATCCTGATCTGTGgcatgaaagaaaaatctgctttgGAAACAACAAAGTGAGTGAATCTTCTCTTGTTATTCTTGTTTCCTGGCTGTTGCTGAGcaaatcccaaaaatctgcATCTGAAATGGTTCTTGGTGGAGTAGGTTGCCCAGAGACCTTGAGGAGTCTCCTTCCCTGAAGATATTAAAAAGCTGCCTGGACACAATCCAGATTAATGTGCTCCCAGGGACTCTGCTTGAGCAGGggattggactagatgacctccAGTGGCCCCTTCCAACCTTACCCATTTTTGATTCTTAAGAGCCCAAGTGAAGCTCTAATAccttttgttttggaaaggaAATCTCTCCAGTGGCTCTGTAGGAAGCATTTAAGGGTGACTGCTGTCAGACATCAGTCCCAGCTGATGAGAGGCTGAATAAATGTCTCAGCTGGTGTCAGGGATTTGTTGATGTTGCCCACCAGTGGGATTACCCAATTTTTAAGgctttgaaactttttttttattctggttCCTTGATAAGGTGGTCTGGCAGAGTGAGGTGGGTAGCAAGGTGATgagctccttctgctgcaggtGTTTTGCAGACCCTCAGGGATGCTCACAGGCTGTCATCAGTGTCTTCTTCACCTTGGCTGGGTTCACAGCCCACGTCTCATTAACCCTTGATTTTGGCACCTGTAATAAAAGAGCCACATTCAGCCTTTTGGAAATTTAGGGAAATTCCCAGAGTTACAGCAGAGATTAAATTTCATCCAGCATATTACAGAGGGAAGCTGAAAAGTGTGCTTGGCCCTTAAAAGTCTACAGAGCACCTTTTGGGGAGCCTTTCTGTTTTGTAAGCAAGCGGTCAAGAGGGGTCAGAGAACTCCTGGTGCTTGTGGACGATCTTGGCCTTCAGCTTGATGTTGgttgttaaaaatattttcccagaTGTATTAATATGACCAGACTGGATTGCATCTGAGCTGAACATTGTGAGCCTGAGGCAGGACATAAATATAGAAGCAAAACAGGCTGACATAAGAGTCATCTGTCCTCTTCTACACAAGAAGTGAAGGGGAAAGAGAGGGAACTTATTCTGTTGCAATTTTTAGATACTTCCAGGAATTAGCCTGAGCTTCAGAGAGTGCCTGCATGGGGTCCTGAGGCACAGAAGCCCCCACATATTCCTCTTTCTGCCCCTGGTGTGCTGTGCCAGAGGATTGCACATTCAGCACATTTTTAACCCAGGCTTAGATCTGCCTAGACAAGGTCTGCTATCAGGAGTGACTATTTCTTTGATGTGTTTGCCTAACAGGATTACCCTTATCATTATGATATAGCAACCTGGCCTTGGCAGAGCAACCCCCAAGGGCACAGGGGGTCATACCCTTGTGTCCATTGCCCCAAATATGCACAGCATAGCTTGTCTCTTATTGTGCAATATCCAGCCATGCTTCAGTTGGCATtcagtgctctgctctgggaaagAGCAATTGTGCCAGGTACTGCTGCCTGCTGACATCACACTTGGCATTTCTCTCcccacctaaaaaaaaaaatcaataatatTCAAAAGTTCGAAAAATTATGCAGTGTTTTATAATTAGAGACTAGGATGGCTTCCCCAGTGGGAATTGCTCTGAGCAGACGCCTGATTGAATTCAATGTGAATTTGTTGCCCTGGTTTCCTAAGAACCAATGAATTGCCTGCCTTTTGCATTATATATCATGAAGATGCCTGAAAACCCTTAAAAAATCATCTGTTTGTCTGTAAAAGTATACCTGTGATTATTAAATTTTGCTACTTAAAACGTTCAAGGACGGTTCAGGATGAAAGCTCAGTTTTTCTGTAGATAAGGAGGATAAGGGTTTTGCTAAAGCAGAACCTGGCCCCATAAGGGATCGGTACCCAGACTTATTCACTCCAGTttctggccaggctggggacacctccTTGTTCCCTGTTGGTGTCATTTTAACCCCAGCACTTCTCAGGCTGGTGGATGTCAGCCTGTCCTCACCAGCTCCTGGGCTATTTGTGGCAGCAGAACCTCTCGCTCGCTGTGTGCCGCTTCCAAAACAAGCAGGATCCTCTGTTTATAATGTGCTATAATTGGCCTGAATGAAACCTGTGGTTCAGGCTGTAGGGCCCAGGACTGCTGATGCAGCAGCACCCTCATTCCAAGCAATGCTGCTGGGAATGCCAAAATGGCTTTGCATAAAGCTGAGGGATGTGTAGGTACATAGTGTTAGCGGTATGTTCACAAGCTCCTGTTTCTGGAGCAGGCTGTACTTGTCAGGGCTGTGTAGATCCCCTTCTCTAGATGAAGTTTGGGGGGATGGAACCTCCTTGGAGCAAAGCAGAGATATCCTCTTTTTGCAGCAGCTTCACAGTGTAGATGCTTGGGTTGCCATGGGGAGCATTACCCTAaccatccttttttttcccccaaggcATTTGTAGCTGCCATGTGAGTCGGGCTCTGTGACTCAGAAATTACCTATCCAACCATTGGGCCTAAATGGTTTGAGTTCACCTGTGATTAGTGTATATTTAATTTTGGTGGCATGTGTGGCTGTTCAGACCCTGCTGTTCAGCATGGACCTCTTCTGACCTTGTAGCTCATTGCAGGACAAACTCCTGTCTAAGATAAAGCAAAGCAGCCCCCTCACTTCTGTTTAGAGGCTGGTACATACAGTATAATGCTCACCCAAGAGTTGTATTTGATCTGGCTTTGCTGTAAGAAACCCCTCTGCTATTTCAGCTCTAAAACACAATAGATATATGGCCAagcagaaagattaaaaaaagaactgGCTAATGCTTTGCGTGTCTTAGAGGACttatttttattcccatttgtTCATTCTGTCTGctcttggctgctgctgggtctgTTGAAATAACAAACAGGGATGAAGAAAGAGGGCAGCTCTGTGGTAAGCTTCCTCCAGTGGGGAGCTGTGGTGCAGCAGTTAACTCCAACAGTGACTGCAGCCCCCGCAGCTCTGCCAGCAACCCAACGGGAAACCTGTCCTGCTTTTCTGAGAAAAGATTGGATTATCAGTCAAAAGCCTTTCTGCTGCAGAGTGGTGTTTAGAAAGAGTCTGTCTTTTGCTTTGTAAAAAAGTGGTCAGAAATCTTCTAGTGCTgcatgcagctgctctgctgccaagaAAACCTCCTGGGCCTGGATGAGGCCTCTGCAATATTTCCAGTTTCTCTGTAATTACTTTCTAATTAAATTTTCAAATCCAAGTACAATCAGGAGGTTAAACCATAGTGAGTTCATAGTAGGGTCtttccatttgctttttctAAGTCAGTAGCTATCCCCTATGCAGAGGTGATAGATAATTTTGTGAATATAAAGTTGCTTAAAATCAGGGTAGCAATGCCTTTTACCTGATGGATTCAGCACTAGCATAATTTCATGCACTCTCCATTTGGAAGCACTGCTTTTGCATAGAAATTGTTGTACCTGCCTGATCAGATTTGTTCCTTAGTATGTCTACTCATGGCTTATTAAGTGGCTGGGGCATTAGGGTCCGAGCttcctttgccaggattttccTCTACTCCTCCACATGCAGTTTAGGGAAATGGGAGGGCTGATGTTTCCAAAGTGTTGCAAGAGTTTCATGATGCCTCCactgcagaaaacagaaaaaaaaggtgaaaaaagtTGATGTAAAGTAATTGGGAGATGAGATACATGACAAAAACATGTAAATAGGGAAGCTGAGAAACCACTGAACTCAGCTGCTAAGCACTACACAAAGGTCAGCTTGCTCCCTGCCACCACCTGCAGGGGCCCCAGTGGTCTCCTCCCCtttggctctgctccctggacCTCTCCTATAGCCTTGCTTGGATAGTGGGACCAGGACAGGCTGACTGGGCTCACCATTGCAGGGCTGCCCACAGTGGAGCAGCCACTATTGAGGTGAACAGAGTGTCTGGAGCACATGCAGGGTTTTTTACTGCAGAAAGGTGTGAAGCACACTTGGACAAAGGTCTTGGGCTCCCTCAGACTTTTTTACAGTGCTGTGGACAGAGCCCATCCTGGCCACCCATCCCATCTATGTGGTCTGTCACCAATGGGGGCTGTTCTGTGGCTCTGGGAGTGCTGCTGTTCAGCAGCTCactcagagctgggcacagcatcACCTGCTGAAGCACCCAACAGTGCCAGTGGGATTTTCAGTCACGCTGAGAAGCTTTGTAGGAGACAGACAAAATTACTCAGGTTCACCTCTTCACATCTCTGCTCTGTTGCTGTCAGCCTCTAGCCCCGCTCTCCTGCCCCCAAACTGGAGATGGCACAATAAGAAGTGCCTGTGTCCTGGTTTACAGCCAGGTGTTTCAGCTTAAACCACTGAAGAAAGTGGGTCTGGGATAATACAGCAGTGTGATAAAGGGAGGTAAGCCTTGGAGTAagtgtcgggtccggctgtctgtctctgccccgacacgggtagag
The Agelaius phoeniceus isolate bAgePho1 chromosome 6, bAgePho1.hap1, whole genome shotgun sequence DNA segment above includes these coding regions:
- the ANKRD9 gene encoding ankyrin repeat domain-containing protein 9 codes for the protein MPWSVRWVGGCGAQSQKQCKKSSFAFYQAVRDLLPVWFLEDMRTMEVFHWEDGGKVSVYSPSEALLYALVHDHQPYARHLLTKFPQSALAVPSQSFSCCQSAPHLAMAVRYNRVRVLFRILKAIQTLPPGDRAAHLDRQGCSRVEGGKTALHMACELVRPECLLLLLGHGAAPCLQDSAGNTPLDTLLQQISHMPAANMRAKLLCLDCLFFFVPQDLKFAMKQQLLDNRRQWQDLLGENRFQCLVGLAPPSLFVGAMRVLIRTISPEHFPEALDNLPLPHFLKPLDLKLES